The following DNA comes from Mucilaginibacter jinjuensis.
GAGTTATTCGACCCTTTTTTTATTTATATTTCCGTAACATTGTCCCGTTAATTTTTGTTTATCTGCTATAATCAAGCATGAAAAAAATTGTTGTTGCTGTAACGGGGGCCAGTGGTTCTATATATGCCAAAGTATTATTTGATCAATTAATAAAGCTGCAAAATCAGATTGATAAGGTGGCTGTGGTAATGTCTGATAACGCCAAAGAAGTTTGGAAATACGAACTGCAGAACGACGATTACAAAAATTACCCTTTCGACTTTTACCAAAAGAACAATTTTTTTGCACCTTTTGCCTCAGGTTCTGCCAGGTTTGATACTATGGTTGTGGTACCCTGCTCTATGGGTACACTCGGCCGTATTGCTGCCGGTACTTCAGATGATTTGATTTGCCGTGCCGCTGATGTGATCCTGAAAGA
Coding sequences within:
- a CDS encoding UbiX family flavin prenyltransferase, which encodes MKKIVVAVTGASGSIYAKVLFDQLIKLQNQIDKVAVVMSDNAKEVWKYELQNDDYKNYPFDFYQKNNFFAPFASGSARFDTMVVVPCSMGTLGRIAAGTSDDLICRAADVILKERRRLILVARDTPLNLIHIRNMQTVTEAGGIICPAVPSFYSLPKTIEDVALTVVNRVVDLMGLDHQSYRWSEEQ